Within Thermococcus indicus, the genomic segment TGTGTGTTAAAACCATAGAGACGGCTCTGAAGGAGCTCCCGGGGGTGAAGGAGGCAACAGCAAACCTGAATTCTGAGAGCGTCTACGTTAAATTTGATGAGTCAGAAGTCGGGCTTAACATGATCATAGCCACCATCGAGGAGCTGGGCTACGAGGTCGTTAGGGAGAGGAGGGACGCGGTAATTAAGATAGGGGGAATGACGTGCGCAATGTGCGTCAGGACGATAGAGACTGCTTTGAAAGACCTCCCCGGTGTTTTAGAGGCGAGCGTAAACCTTGGCACGGAAACCGCGAGGGTAAGCTACGATCCAAGCGTTGTGACCGTTGAAGACATAAGGAAGACCGTTGAGGACGTGGGTTACCAGTTCATCGGCGTTGAGGGCGAGGAGAGCCACGATCTTGAGGGAGAGCTACGGGAGAGGCACCTCCGTGACATGAAAAGGAAGCTCGCCGTCGCGTGGGGTATCGGAACGGCCCTCTTCGCCTCCATGCAGGCTGAGCGCTTCGGCGTGGAGATACCCTACCTCATGCCCATCCAGTTCATTCTGGCAACGATGGCCATAGTCTACGCCGGCAGGGGAATATTCAGCAAGGCCTGGGGTTCGCTCAAACATAGAAACCTGAGCATGGAGGTCATGTACTCCCTCGGTATAGGGTCAGCTTACCTCGCGAGCGTTCTCGCGACGGCTGGGGTAATTCCGGAGGACTTCAACTTCTACGAGGCCAGCGTCCTGCTGATGGCCTTCCTTCTGCTCGGCAGATATCTCGAAACAAGGGCCAAGGGAAGAACCAGCGAGGCCATCAAGAAGCTCATGGGCCTTCAGGCAAAGAAAGCTACCGTGATAAGGGACGGCGAGGAGCTTGAGGTTCCTATAGGCGATGTTAAAGTCGGGGACGTCGTGATAGTGAAGCCCGGCGAGAGGATTCCCGTTGACGGAGTTGTGCTCGAGGGCGAGAGCTACGTGGACGAGTCGATGATAACCGGCGAGCCGGTTCCGAATCTCAAAAGGAAAGGCGACGAGGTCATCGGGGGCACCATAAACAGGAACTCCGTGCTCAGGATAGAGGCAAAGCGCGTCGGAAGGGACACGGTTCTGGCCCAGATAATCAGGCTTGTGGAAGAAGCTCAGAACACGAAGCCGCCGATACAGAGGCTGGCGGACACCATAGTCACCTACTTCATACCCGCGGTGCTTACAATAGCCCTGCTATCGTTCGGCTACTGGTACTTCATCGCAGGGGAGCCGGTTCTGTTCGCGTTCACGACCCTGCTGAGCGTCCTGGTGATAGCATGCCCCTGCGCCTTCGGCTTAGCAACTCCAACGGCATTGACGGTTGGAATGGGCAAGGGCGCCGAGATGGGGATACTCATCAAGAACGGCGAGGTGCTTGAGGTGGCAAGGAAAGCAACCGTCGTGCTCTTCGACAAGACCGGAACGCTGACGAAGGGACAGCCGGAAGTTACCGACGTGATAGCCTTTGATATCGACGAGAAAGAGCTTATAAGGCTCGTCGCCTCTGCTGAAAAGCGCTCCGAGCACCCCCTCGGAGAGGCGGTGGTCAGGAAGGCACGGGAACTTGGCCTTGAGCTTGAGGAGCCGGAGGAATTCGAGGCAATAACTGGCAAAGGTGTTAGAGCAGTCGTGGGTGGAAGGGAAGTCCTGGCGGGCAACGGGAGGCTCATGGTGGAGAGCGACTACTCCCTGAATGAGGTGGAGGAAA encodes:
- a CDS encoding heavy metal translocating P-type ATPase, which translates into the protein MELTLKVNGMTCAMCVKTIETALKELPGVKEATANLNSESVYVKFDESEVGLNMIIATIEELGYEVVRERRDAVIKIGGMTCAMCVRTIETALKDLPGVLEASVNLGTETARVSYDPSVVTVEDIRKTVEDVGYQFIGVEGEESHDLEGELRERHLRDMKRKLAVAWGIGTALFASMQAERFGVEIPYLMPIQFILATMAIVYAGRGIFSKAWGSLKHRNLSMEVMYSLGIGSAYLASVLATAGVIPEDFNFYEASVLLMAFLLLGRYLETRAKGRTSEAIKKLMGLQAKKATVIRDGEELEVPIGDVKVGDVVIVKPGERIPVDGVVLEGESYVDESMITGEPVPNLKRKGDEVIGGTINRNSVLRIEAKRVGRDTVLAQIIRLVEEAQNTKPPIQRLADTIVTYFIPAVLTIALLSFGYWYFIAGEPVLFAFTTLLSVLVIACPCAFGLATPTALTVGMGKGAEMGILIKNGEVLEVARKATVVLFDKTGTLTKGQPEVTDVIAFDIDEKELIRLVASAEKRSEHPLGEAVVRKARELGLELEEPEEFEAITGKGVRAVVGGREVLAGNGRLMVESDYSLNEVEETLHRLEDEAKTAITVAIDGKIVGVIGIADTIKEGAKEAIEELHRMGKKVGMITGDNRRTAEAIGKALGVDYVLSEVLPGDKAWEVKKLQEKGEIVIFVGDGINDAPALAQADIGIAVGNATDIAMESGDMVLIRNDPMDVVRAIKLSQKTLAKIKQNIFWAMFYNTMLIPFAAGLAFVLFGIQFQPEWAAGAMSISSVSVVTNSLLLKRARI